The sequence TCCAGACATGGCGAGAACTGGACGTGCCTGAGGGATGGCGCGCCGAGATCGACGAGGGGCAGATCGTCTTGGTACCACCGCCGCACGCGCACCACAACGGGATCGCTGCGAGGGTGCAGCGCAGGCTCTACGCGACGTTGCCCGACGACCTGGAGATCTACCAGACGCTGGGCGTCCACGTGGCGCCGTTGGGAAAGCTCTACGTCCCCGATCTGGTGGTCATGCCGAGGGAGCTGATCGCCGCGGCCGACCCGGAGACCAGTGATCCGCTCGACGCCGCCGAGGCGCTGCTCGTCGTCGAGATCACGTCGAAGGGCAACGCGCGGGAGGACCGGACCAAGAAGTACCGCGCCTATGCGCGTGCGGGCGTCCCGATGTACCTGCTGATCGACCGCTTCGACACCCGGGGGGCCATGTCCACGCTGTTCACGGAGCCGAACGACGACGGCACGTTCAAGCAGGTGGAGGCGGTGCCGTTCGGTAAGCCGCTGATCCTTCCGGCGCCCTTCGACGTGTCGATCCCGACGGATGAGTTCCCGGGAGCTGTAGCCCCGTAGGCGTACGGGCCCCGCTTCCTGCCCCTTCCCGCGGGCCAACCCGCGGGAAGCGTCCCCGGCCCTGCACCGACGACGACCCCGGCCGCCGTCGCCCCTGCTCTAAGGGGCGGTCGGGCGGGTCACCACCTTGATGTTGAAGGTGTGCGACCCCACCCCGCCCGCGATTCCCATGAAGAGGAACGCGA is a genomic window of Streptomyces sp. SID8374 containing:
- a CDS encoding Uma2 family endonuclease, with translation MTAAFVENSHAPSAHAWDYLLQTWRELDVPEGWRAEIDEGQIVLVPPPHAHHNGIAARVQRRLYATLPDDLEIYQTLGVHVAPLGKLYVPDLVVMPRELIAAADPETSDPLDAAEALLVVEITSKGNAREDRTKKYRAYARAGVPMYLLIDRFDTRGAMSTLFTEPNDDGTFKQVEAVPFGKPLILPAPFDVSIPTDEFPGAVAP